From a region of the Lactuca sativa cultivar Salinas chromosome 4, Lsat_Salinas_v11, whole genome shotgun sequence genome:
- the LOC111886206 gene encoding myb family transcription factor PHL7 isoform X2: MDVVSGANGHDNSSSLASKQRLRWTHELHERFVDAVAQLGGPDRATPKGVLRVMGVQGLTIYHVKSHLQKYRLAKYLPDSSSEGKVFDQKESGDMLSSLDGSSGMQITEALKLQMEVQKRLHEQLEVQRQLQLRIEAQGKYLKKIIEEQQKLSEVLSDDNCQESKNPTDPITPPPPIIKNSATDEHEPLTPDSDRGSPVIKKQRVSLSQGVGLTHQILDSSLRQHPVVYGMSVNNQD, from the exons ATGGATGTGGTGAGTGGAGCTAATGGTCATGACAACAGCTCAAGTCTAGCTTCTAAACAACGCCTTCGTTGGACACATGAGCTTCATGAACGATTTGTTGATGCTGTGGCACAATTGGGTGGCCCTGATA GGGCTACACCAAAAGGCGTGCTGAGAGTGATGGGTGTTCAAGGTCTAACAATTTATCATGTCAAGAGCCACTTGCAGAAATATAGGCTGGCAAAGTACCTCCCGGATTCCTCTTCTGAAG GAAAAGTGTTTGACCAGAAAGAATCGGGTGACATGCTTTCCAGCTTGGATGGATCATC TGGAATGCAGATTACAGAAGCACTGAAGCTGCAGATGGAGGTGCAAAAGCGACTGCATGAGCAATTAGAG GTCCAAAGACAGCTTCAACTACGAATAGAAGCCCAAGGGAAGTACCTAAAGAAGATCATCGAAGAGCAACAGAAGCTGAGTGAAGTCCTATCAGACGACAACTGCCAGGAATCCAAAAACCCAACCGACCCTATCACTCCACCTCCTCCCATCATCAAAAACTCTGCCACCGATGAACATGAGCCCTTAACCCCAGACTCTGACCGTGGTTCACCGGTTATCAAGAAGCAACGAGTGAGCCTCAGCCAAGGGGTCGGCTTAACTCACCAAATACTCGACTCCAGCTTAAGGCAACACCCGGTTGTTTATGGAATGTCAGTTAACAATCAAGATTAA
- the LOC111886206 gene encoding myb family transcription factor PHL7 isoform X1, with product MEERRYYVLIIKQLVVQIIMDVVSGANGHDNSSSLASKQRLRWTHELHERFVDAVAQLGGPDRATPKGVLRVMGVQGLTIYHVKSHLQKYRLAKYLPDSSSEGKVFDQKESGDMLSSLDGSSGMQITEALKLQMEVQKRLHEQLEVQRQLQLRIEAQGKYLKKIIEEQQKLSEVLSDDNCQESKNPTDPITPPPPIIKNSATDEHEPLTPDSDRGSPVIKKQRVSLSQGVGLTHQILDSSLRQHPVVYGMSVNNQD from the exons ATGGAG GAAAGAAGATATTATGTGTTGATCATCAAGCAATTAGTGGTGCAAATTATTATGGATGTGGTGAGTGGAGCTAATGGTCATGACAACAGCTCAAGTCTAGCTTCTAAACAACGCCTTCGTTGGACACATGAGCTTCATGAACGATTTGTTGATGCTGTGGCACAATTGGGTGGCCCTGATA GGGCTACACCAAAAGGCGTGCTGAGAGTGATGGGTGTTCAAGGTCTAACAATTTATCATGTCAAGAGCCACTTGCAGAAATATAGGCTGGCAAAGTACCTCCCGGATTCCTCTTCTGAAG GAAAAGTGTTTGACCAGAAAGAATCGGGTGACATGCTTTCCAGCTTGGATGGATCATC TGGAATGCAGATTACAGAAGCACTGAAGCTGCAGATGGAGGTGCAAAAGCGACTGCATGAGCAATTAGAG GTCCAAAGACAGCTTCAACTACGAATAGAAGCCCAAGGGAAGTACCTAAAGAAGATCATCGAAGAGCAACAGAAGCTGAGTGAAGTCCTATCAGACGACAACTGCCAGGAATCCAAAAACCCAACCGACCCTATCACTCCACCTCCTCCCATCATCAAAAACTCTGCCACCGATGAACATGAGCCCTTAACCCCAGACTCTGACCGTGGTTCACCGGTTATCAAGAAGCAACGAGTGAGCCTCAGCCAAGGGGTCGGCTTAACTCACCAAATACTCGACTCCAGCTTAAGGCAACACCCGGTTGTTTATGGAATGTCAGTTAACAATCAAGATTAA
- the LOC111886227 gene encoding pentatricopeptide repeat-containing protein At2g20710, mitochondrial — translation MVAFRSCNFADHSLLSNSNRISRILFKNSFSSTNAQNPIIRNHDALYKRISPAAITPKTSVVPILDQWVQEGKNIVADELKNMIRVFRNHNRYSQALQLSEWMTNRSYLDQSSGNLAIHLDLISRVHGLEQAEKFFDSIPDSLKNFKVYGTLLNCYAFKKSLTKAEATMEKMKQLGFMTTHSYHSMLSLYTKTENHEKLVKLIDQMDKANVRYHRQTYYILLTAYASFDIKSMENLLAYMEANPYLPLDWHVYIVLAKGYLNFNQVEKTLEMLKKSEENIFQNTKGVAYEILLTMYASLGKKDHVYRIWNLYKKTWRKVDNKGYHHMASSLVKLDDIDGVEKIVEEWESVTPMFDFWVANVLVNGYSKKGDWKKAEAFVDRLVSEGKKPPRSTWDSLATVFSKHGEMEKAMDAMRKAILSNGDHWKLNEVTLRTCVKYLEEKGEMEVAKELLKSSEGCRDLKFVSDVVEVSG, via the exons ATGGTGGCTTTTCGATCCTGTAATTTTGCTGATCACTCTTTATTATCAAATTCGAATCGCATTTCTAGAATTTTGTTTAAAAACTCATTTTCCTCAACAAACGCACAAAACCCTATTATTCGAAATCATGATGCTCTGTATAAGCGCATATCGCCGGCGGCAATAACGCCAAAGACTTCAGTTGTTCCGATACTCGATCAATGGGTACAAGAAGGTAAAAATATCGTAGCTGATGAGCTCAAAAACATGATCAGAGTTTTCAGGAATCACAATCGATATTCCCAAGCTCTCCAG CTCTCTGAATGGATGACTAACAGAAGTTACCTTGACCAATCATCTGGGAACCTTGCGATTCACTTGGATTTGATTTCAAGAGTCCATGGTCTAGAACAAGCTGAGAAGTTCTTCGATTCAATCCCAGACTCTTTAAAGAATTTCAAAGTCTATGGAACACTCTTAAACTGTTACGCCTTCAAGAAATCCTTAACAAAAGCAGAAGCCACCATGGAAAAGATGAAACAGTTAGGGTTCATGACTACACATTCTTACCATAGCATGTTAAGTCTATACACCAAAACCGAAAACCATGAGAAGCTAGTCAAACTCATTGACCAAATGGATAAAGCAAATGTTCGCTATCACAGACAAACATATTACATTCTGTTAACAGCATACGCCTcttttgacatcaagtcaatggAAAATCTTCTTGCTTACATGGAAGCCAATCCTTACCTCCCCCTCGATTGGCATGTTTACATCGTTCTTGCAAAAGGGTATCTAAACTTTAATCAAGttgagaaaaccctagaaatgttAAAGAAATCAGAGGAAAACATCTTTCAGAATACAAAAGGTGTTGCTTATGAAATCTTGCTTACAATGTACGCTAGTTTAGGTAAAAAGGATCATGTTTATCGTATATGGAATTTGTACAAGAAAACATGGAGGAAAGTTGATAACAAAGGGTATCACCATATGGCAAGTTCATTAGTGAAGTTGGATGACATTGATGGAGTAGAAAAGATTGTGGAGGAATGGGAATCAGTAACTCCAATGTTTGACTTTTGGGTAGCTAATGTTTTAGTCAATGGGTATAGCAAGAAGGGTGATTGGAAGAAAGCTGAAGCTTTTGTAGATAGATTGGTTAGTGAAGGTAAGAAACCTCCTAGAAGCACGTGGGATAGTTTGGCAACTGTGTTTAGTAAACATGGAGAGATGGAGAAGGCTATGGATGCAATGAGGAAGGCGATTTTGAGTAATGGTGATcattggaaactaaatgaagttACTTTGAGGACATGTGTGAAGTATTTGGAAGAAAAAGGTGAGATGGAAGTCGCAAAGGAGTTGTTGAAATCAAGTGAGGGTTGTAGAGATTTGAAATTTGTTAGTGATGTGGTGGAGGTGAGTGGATGA
- the LOC111886235 gene encoding uncharacterized protein LOC111886235, which produces MAAEAQQFFDLFDSYWFAHQIFNKTLIPPPKSNKNAESIAITTQTHDFPAVPTVNVRSYSDMVFMDAKNQSFISDSPNSVLNLQTPKLETIFSGMDMKEIQELPVREKDRVSGRRRKRKSKSKSLSELEFEEVKGFMDLGFVFSEKDKDSSLVSIIPGLQRLGKYEKEEVDGSIVVASRPYLSEAWDDMKKKREEEALRLIRIPPLGNEVEIKHQLRFWAHSVASVVR; this is translated from the coding sequence ATGGCAGCTGAAGCTCAACAATTCTTCGATCTTTTCGATTCTTACTGGTTTGCACATCAAATCTTCAACAAAACCCTCATCCCACCTCCCAAATCCAACAAAAACGCAGAATCAATCGCTATAACAACTCAAACTCATGATTTCCCGGCTGTCCCCACCGTTAATGTCAGATCTTACAGTGACATGGTGTTCATGGACGCCAAGAACCAGAGTTTCATCTCCGATTCCCCAAACTCCGTTCTTAATCTCCAAACTCCAAAGCTCGAAACCATTTTCTCCGGCATGGATATGAAAGAAATCCAAGAATTACCAGTCCGAGAAAAGGATAGAGTATCAGGAAGGCGCAGAAAGAGGAAGAGCAAAAGCAAGAGCTTGTCGGAGCTTGAATTCGAGGAGGTAAAAGGGTTTATGGATTTGGGTTTTGTGTTTTCTGAAAAGGATAAAGATTCAAGCTTGGTTTCGATCATTCCTGGGCTTCAGAGATTAGGGAAATATGAAAAAGAAGAAGTCGATGGTTCTATTGTTGTTGCTTCGAGGCCTTATCTTTCTGAAGCATGGGATGATATGAAGAAGAAAAGGGAAGAAGAAGCATTAAGGCTGATAAGAATTCCACCGCTTGGGAACGAAGTTGAGATTAAGCATCAGCTTAGATTCTGGGCTCATTCTGTTGCTTCTGTTGTTAGATGA
- the LOC111886184 gene encoding chaperone protein dnaJ C76, chloroplastic, producing MAQLLSPVCTDPIKFQNGMSSLCPPSNRWSMLATNNSIRWNGIGHGEGRRRKFSRVKVATDSSRYSSDAVADDYYAVLGLLPDATPEQIKKAYYNCMKSCHPDLSGNNPDTTNFCIFINEIYEVLSDPAQRMVYDEIHGYALTAINPFFDDSSPKDHVFVDEFSCIGCKNCANVCSDVFMIEEDFGRARACSQQGSTDLVQQAIDSCPVDCIHWTSAAQVSLLEDEMRRVERVNVALMLAGMGSSADVFRMASSRWEKRQNKVLEQARVRMTKSKDSNDKSDPYWSNLWGGNGKTGGQSQSTDEEVKERARRAAAAARRWREYSRRGVDKPATYKLPSQSQSQSEN from the exons ATGGCTCAATTACTATCTCCGGTTTGCACAGATCCAATTAAATTTCAAAACGGAATGAGCAGCTTGTGTCCACCAAGCAACAGATGGTCGATGCTGGCGACCAACAACAGTATAAGATGGAATGGAATCGGCCATGGTgagggaagaagaagaaaatttaGCAGAGTTAAAGTCGCCACTGATTCGTCGCGGTATTCATCGGATGCTGTTGCTGATGATTACTATGCTGTCTTAGGACTG CTTCCAGATGCAACTCCAGAGCAAATCAAGAAAGCCTATTATAATTGCATGAAATCATGTCACCCTGACTTGAGTGGCAATAATCCAGACACTACAAACTTTTGTATCTTCATTAATGAGATTTATGAG GTTCTCAGTGATCCAGCTCAGCGAATGGTATACGATGAAATCCATGGATATGCTTTGACTGCAATAAATCCGTTTTTTGATGATTCCTCTCCTAAGGATCATGTATTTGTTGATGAGTTTAGCTGTATAG GCTGCAAAAATTGTGCCAATGTTTGCTCAGACGTGTTCATGATAGAGGAGGATTTTGGTAGAGCTAGAGCATGTAGTCAGCAAGGAAGCACTGACTTAGTTCAACAAGCTATTGATAGCtg CCCTGTTGATTGCATCCATTGGACTTCTGCTGCACAAGTATCTTTGCTTGAAGATGAAATGCGGAGGGTAGAAAGAGTCAAT GTTGCCCTGATGCTTGCAGGGATGGGTTCATCTGCAGATGTTTTTAGAATG GCAAGCAGTCGATGGGAAAAGAGACAAAACAAAGTTCTG GAGCAAGCTAGAGTAAGAATGACGAAATCGAAAGATTCAAATGACAAATCTGACCCTTACTGGAGCAACCTTTGGGGGGGCAATGGTAAAACCggtggtcaaagtcaaagtacaG ATGAGGAGGTGAAAGAGAGAGCAAGAAGAGCGGCTGCAGCTGCAAGAAGATGGAGAGAGTATTCAAGACGGGGTGTTGACAAACCAGCCACCTATAAGCTTCCATCACAGTCACAGTCACAGTCTGAAAATTAA
- the LOC111886181 gene encoding uncharacterized protein LOC111886181 translates to MALKFLNKKGWHTGSLRNIENVWKAEQKHDAEQKKLEELRKQIHEEREKAEFRQLQEQAGLVPKQERLDFLYDSGLSSRKDSSDTGFKALESFPPKAEPEPSTSANKAGAPGALFEDKPQSANDAWRKLHSDPLLMIKQREQEALARVKNNPVQMAMIRKSVEAKKQKDKTSDKEKHHRKKSKHEKHTVSKHRMSSDDDDVRQVEDRSKNAARDRVSPERYHRDREERRHHRPPVHRNSNALSKEDRARKLKEMQMDAELHEEQRWKRLKQAEDDDAKEISHGSSGGRNFLDAAHKSVYGAEKGGSSTIEESVRRRTHYSQRKSEGNAFRR, encoded by the exons ATGGCTTTGAAGTTTCTGAACAAGAAAGGATGGCACACGGGTAGTCTGCGTAATATTGAAAACGTTTGGAAAGCAGAGCAGAAGCACGATGCCGAACAGAAGAAGCTCGAGGAACTCCGAAAGCAAATCCACGAGGAAAGGGAGAAAGCCGAATTTCGTCAACTTCAGGAACAGGCCGGCTTAGTTCC GAAGCAAGAACGATTGGATTTCTTATACGATTCGGGATTATCCTCAAGGAAGGACAGTTCAGATACGGGGTTCAAGGCTCTTGAATCTTTCCCCCCGAAGGCGGAACCTGAACCCTCCACCTCTGCAAACAAG GCGGGTGCACCAGGGGCTTTATTCGAAGATAAGCCACAGTCTGCTAATGATGCATGGAGGAAACTGCATTCGGATCCTTTGCTTATGATAAAGCAGCGTGAACAGGAAGCACTAGCTCGTGTAAAGAATAATCCAGTCCAGATGGCAATGATCCGTAAATCT GTTGAAGCAAAGAAGCAGAAGGATAAAACCTCAGACAAAGAAAAACATCACcgcaagaagtcaaaacatgaaaaacataCGGTTTCTAAACATCGTATGAgttctgatgatgatgatgttcgaCAAGTGGAGGACCGCTCAAAGAATGCCGCTAGGGATAGGGTTTCACCGGAACGATATCACAGGGACAGGGAAGAGCGGAGGCATCATCGGCCGCCAGTTCAtagaaatagcaatgcactttcgAAAGAGGATAGGGCTAGAAAGCTTAAGGAGATGCAAATGGATGCGGAGCTTCATGAAGAACAAAGATGGAAGCGGTTGAAGCAGGCGGAGGATGATGATGCTAAGGAGATTAGCCATGGAAGTTCCGGTGGGCGGAACTTCCTGGATGCGGCTCATAAAAGCGTTTATGGGGCTGAGAAGGGCGGCAGCTCCACCATAGAGGAGAGTGTTCGCCGGAGAACACATTATTCACAAAGGAAGAGTGAAGGGAATGCATTTAGGCGGTAG
- the LOC111886180 gene encoding protein ENDOSPERM DEFECTIVE 1, translating into MSNSIAAVVPGSTADQGAPPPPLPHRRPRVREVSSRFMSPAASSSAGDLHSLTMKSPISRSNHSVSTPVPERSSKPSPSQRRLVLRSHEHEPLSSSASFSSSHDNIPETFRSMDTPFQHAKPDTFPIHRKQSAKENGFGVQKFKSTSLRTGKSSRSDTPIATTDRIVPSRFRLPQRQTTSSSVTDAAKLLQSTGLSFSSSNLSSNNDTAVAISQSFVESQPPSNESEQMHGGSTSCPNSPISSQHTRTWPLPDTRSSMTAEDTLSTRLIVRSSSCSSTTDVGNCPPLSKFSSSSLCSRSLNLSISSCQNSFKTNSLPPQPTSMKLGVDSRKARKPQSSQEDIHSLKLLHNHYLQWRYANAKAQVTTQTHKTSMENQLFSFGADIAHLRETVKKKQAELAILQRIKAVSTIIEAQMPYLDEWSGFEEDYTCSLSGTTTALTNSLLRLPVTGNVQVNIKEAAEALDSAVKTTEMIVDHMQTFLPKAEEMDSLSSELATVINIEKALVEECGNLLANTNTSQVKECSLRGHLIQLHCSNVSKQK; encoded by the exons ATGAGCAACTCCATTGCCGCAGTTGTTCCAGGCTCAACGGCGGATCAgggggctcctcctcctcctctgcCTCACCGCCGCCCAAGAGTTAGAGAGGTCAGCTCCAGGTTTATGTCTCCAGCCGCTTCTTCATCTGCCGGCGATCTCCACTCTCTGACCATGAAGTCACCTATATCCAGATCTAATCACTCCGTCTCAACTCCGGTGCCTGAAAGATCATCAAAACCCTCACCCTCTCAGAGACGCTTGGTGCTGCGCAGCCATGAACATGAACCCCTTTCTTCTtctgcttctttttcttcttctcacGACAACATCCCAGAGACTTTTCGGAGCATGGACACCCCGTTTCAGCACGCTAAACCTGATACCTTTCCGATTCACCGGAAACAAAGTGCCAAAGAGAATGGATTTGGAGTTCAGAAATTTAAATCAACCTCTCTGAGAACAGGCAAATCTTCCAGATCTGATACGCCAATAGCTACGACAGATAGGATCGTTCCCTCAAGGTTCAGGCTCCCACAGCGTCAGACGACGAGTTCATCGGTAACTGATGCTGCTAAACTCTTGCAATCGACGGGATTGTCCTTCTCATCGTCCAATCTTAGCTCCAATAATGATACCGCTGTAGCAATTTCTCAGAGCTTTGTTGAATCCCAACCTCCCTCAAACGAATCGGAACAGATGCACGGGGGTTCAACTTCGTGCCCTAATTCCCCAATCTCCTCTCAACACACCAGAACATGGCCTCTTCCGGATACGAGATCTTCCATGACAGCCGAAGATACATTATCCACCAGATTGATCGTTCGAAGTAGCAGTTGCAGCAGCACCACCGACGTTGGCAATTGTCCTCCGTTATCCAAGTTTTCTTCGTCTTCCCTTTGCTCCCGATCTCTTAATTTGTCAATATCCTCTTGTCAGAATTCTTTCAAAACCAACTCCCTGCCACCACAACCCACCAGTATGAAACTCGGTGTTGATTCAAGAAAGGCAAGGAAACCTCAATCTTCCCAAGAAGATATCCATTCTTTAAAATTGCTTCATAATCATTACTTGCAATGGAGATACGCAAACGCTAAAGCACAAGTCACTACGCAAACCCACAAAACATCAATGGAG AATCAACTATTTTCCTTTGGAGCTGATATAGCTCATCTACGTGAGACTGTGAAGAAGAAGCAAGCTGAACTTGCAATACTGCAACGCATAAAAGCAGTTTCCACCATTATTGAGGCTCAG ATGCCTTATCTTGATGAATGGTCTGGTTTTGAGGAAGATTACACATGTTCCTTATCAGGCACAACCACTGCTTTGACCAACTCATTGCTTCGGCTTCCTGTAACTGGAAATGTTCAG GTTAACATAAAAGAAGCAGCTGAGGCTCTTGATTCAGCAGTAAAAACAACAGAAATGATAGTTGATCACATGCAAACATTCCTGCCTAAG GCGGAAGAAATGGATAGTTTGAGCTCAGAATTAGCGACAGTTATCAATATAGAAAAAGCACTTGTAGAGGAATGCGGAAATTTATTGGCAAACACAAATACATCACAG GTGAAAGAGTGCAGTTTACGGGGACATCTAATTCAATTACATTGTAGCAATGTTTCCAAACAAAAATAA